The window GTAGGTCTTGTCGGCGTTGAACACCTTGGCGGCGTGCTGCTGTGCAGCGCAAGGCGCGCCTTCGTGGATCAACAGATCGCCCAGTTTGACGTCGGCGTTGCACATGTCGGAGCGGAAAAGCGTTTCGCCGTAGAAGTCGAAGAACTGGCGGCCCGCCGGATGTTTGCGGAAGAACTCGCCGCCCTGGTGGCCGGGGCAGGCGAAAGTGGCGTTGCCCATTTCTACGTATTGCGTCAGCGTGTTGAAGAACGGCGGCAGCAGTTCGCTCTCATATTTGGCGGCGGCGGCCTCCAGCTGTTTGCCGTAGAACTGGGTATTCTTGCCGCACAGTTCAAACACACCGTGCAGCGCCGGCAAGACGGCGTTATCCAGCTCTTCTTCGCAGCAGACGGCGACGAACAGCGGAATGTTCAGGCCGTGTTCTTCGATGCGCGCCACCATGCCTTGCGCGACGTCCTCCACCGACAGCACGATGGCGGCGACGTCATTGAAATCGCTGTGATGCACATCGACGATGTCGCGTTCAGTTTCAAAGCAGCCGAGGGTTTGGGTGTTGGCGGCAATTTTTAATTTTTTCATTTTTCTCATTCTTCAGGCAAAGGCAGTCCGCCGGCAAATAATTCCATTTGCCGCTAACGCCTTCACGAAAATAAAGGTGTGCGAGAACCCAGTGATGCCAAAAGGCATTAACCGTGTTCACTGTTTTATTTAGCTTGGGTGCGCTTGGCCGAAATTAAAAATGAATTGCGTGTCCTTCCCGGTTAGCGAGAACGAGATATTATCACCGGGGTGCGGAGAATAAATAAAACGCAATGACACTCTTATCAACGGCGTAAGAGCGAGGGGAGAGGGTTATCTGTAGTTGAAGAATGCGAAACTAAAGCAGCTGCGATGAGCCATCATCATAATATGGGTTGTGCGCCTGATGTGCGCCATTTTTCGGTTATTGTTTTCCATTTTCTAATCCACCTTGCTGAGTGAAAAGATGGCGCTATTTTAACGCAAGGTGGGCTAAAAATCGTGATTAAAGTCACATAAATGCCGGTTTTGATAAATAACTATTCATAAGTTATGCAGTGAATTGCATAAACCGTGTTCAGGGAGTCAACTGGGTATGTAAATAAATTGCTAATCGGTGCCGGACGTGTGCGCTAAATTTGCGTGTCGTCAGGATGAGAACAATAAAATCGCTCGATTAACCGGTTGCATAACGATCAAATAAATCCGTCTTGTATTTTTTATGTTATAAATCCGCTTCGGGATTAAGTTAATAAAAATGCATTTATTGTGTTTTTATATTCAATTTTGTTTTTTGATGATTATCGTTATTTGTGACTCGCTTCAACAACGCAGGGTAAGATGAAGTGAGTGAACAGGGAGGCGAGTAACCTTGAATACCCCAGAACAACGGCAGCAGATTGCGGATTTCATCGGCAAGCAACACGTCTTGACGCTGTGCGCCGGCGACGGCCTCGACATGTGGTGCGCCAACTGTTTTTACGTGTTCGACGCCGCGACGATGGCGCTGTGGCTGATGACCGAACCGCACACCCGCCACGGTGGGCTGATGCTGAACAACGGCCGGGTGGTCGGCACCATCGCGCCGAAGCCGAAAAGCATCGCGCTGATCCGCGGCGTGCAATACCGCGCCGAGGCGGTGCTGCTGAGCGGCGAAGAGGCCGAGGCGGCGCGCGCGCGTTACTGCAAGCGCTTCCCGATCGCCAGGGCGATGAAGGCCTCGGTATGGCGGCTGGATCTGCACGAGGTGAAGATGACCGACAACACCCTTGGTTTCGGCAAGAAGCTGCACTGGGCGCGGTCTATACTTTAAGTCGACGTATTGATTACAACGGGAGATCGCATGGCGCGAGCACTGTTAGTCGGCGCAACCGGGCTGGTGGGGCGCGAATTGTTGCAGCTGTTGCAAAGCGATCCGCAGATTACGGCCATTGTGGCGCCGACGCGCACGCCGCTGCCGCCGCACGGCAAGCTGACCAATCCGGTCGGCGATGCGCTGTTCGAACTGCTGAGCGGCCTGCAGCAGCCGGTCGATCTGGTGTTCTGCTGCCTGGGCACCACCCGCCGGGCGGCGGGCAGCGCCGATGCCTTCCGCTACGTCGATTACCAACTGGTGGTGGAGAGCGCGCTGACCGGCCGCCGGTTGGGGGCGCAGCACTGTCTGGTGGTGAGCGCGTTGGGCGCCAACGCGGATTCCACTTTCCTGTATAACCGCACCAAAGGCGAGATGGAGCAGGCGCTGCGCGAACAGCGCTGGCCGCGCCTGACGCTGGTGCGGCCTTCCATGCTGGTGGGGGATCGCCCGGCGCCGCGCCTGACGGAGCGCCTCACGCTGCCGCTGTTCAGGCTGTTGCCCGGCAAATGGCGGGCGGTCGCCGCCAAAGATGTGGCGCAAACGCTGCTGCAGCAGGCGTTCACGCCGGGCGAAGGGGTCAGGGTGCTGGAATCGGATCGGCTGCATTGTTACCGAGACTGACGCTGAGGTGATCGAACGCCAGCTCCAGGCCGGCGGGCAGTTCATTGTCCAGCAGCCACCGATCGAGATGATGGCTGATGTGCGTCAGCAGCGTGCGTTTGGGCTGCAGTAACCGCTGCGTCTCCTGCGCGCGGGTCAGGTCGTTGTGGTTGCGCGGCGCCTGCGGCTGAGGCGGCAGGCTGCAGTCGAGCACCAGCAGATCCAGCGCCACCTTCTGCAGATAGTCGGCGGTGGCCGGCGGCAGGCCGACGGTGTCGGTCAGGTAGGCCAGTGAAGCGCCCGCCGCCTGGATCAGGTAGCCGTGGGTCAGTTTGGAGTGTTGCAGCGGCAGCGGGGTGATGCGCATGCCGCCCAGCTCGACGGTGGCGAAGGGGGCCAACGGCGGCTGAAACGCCAGAATGCCGGGGTGTTTGAACAGGTCGTCGCAGCCCTGTTCATCCGGCGGACCATACACCGGAATGGAATTTCCGCACCCCCAACGCAAAGGAAATAACCCCTGAACGTGATCCATGTGGTAATGTGTCAGTAAAAAACGTTGAATTTGCCCCGCCGAAAATCGCCGCTCCAAAGCCGGCAATCCCGCATCCAATAAGGTCGTTTCCCCCTGATAGTTAAGCATGGCGCTGCACGCTCGCCGCCGAAATGCCGGCTCGCGCCGCGCCCGTTGGCAGATCGGGCAGTCGCAGCCGAACACCGGCACCTGCTGCGCGCCGCCGGTGCCGAGAAAGGTCAGTTGCATCGTTCCCCCTCCGTTAAAGGTACTTCTGCGCAAAGCGGTTGGTGTCGCGAAAATCCGCCAGCCGCGCCTGCAGCGTGGCGTGATCCCAGTGCCACCACTGGCTGCGTTCGATACGCTCGATCAGCGCATCGTCAAAGCGCATGCCGATCTTTTTGGCCGCCACGCCGGCAACGATGCTGTAAGGCTCCACGTCCTTGGTAACCACCGCCGCGCTGCCGATCACCGCGCCGTTGCCGACGCTGACGCCCGGCATCAGGATGGCGTTATGGCCGATCCACACGTCGTGGCCGACGGTGACGTGGTGCTCGCGCCGCCAGTCGAAGAACGCCGCGTCGTCTTCCCCCAGGCCGTATTCGGAAGCGCGGTAGGTGAAGTGATGCTGCGCGATACGCTGGTAGGTCGGGTGGTTGCCGGGATTGATGCGCGCATAGGAGGCGATGGAGACGAACTTGCCGATAGTGGCGTAAAAGATCTGGTTGTGCCCGGCGGTGTAGGAGTAGTCCCCCATCTCCACCTCTTCCAGGATCGCATCGTCGGCCAGGTGCACATATTGGCCAAGCCGGGTGTGGTTAAGGGTCACGTTGTCGCCGATTTTCGGCTGGGCAAAGTCGTTCATGGCGTCGCATCCTGAGCTTGTCGGGTGGCGGTAGGCAGCAGCGCCAGCAGCGCCGCCAGGGTATCGTCGAGTGGGCCGTCGTTGTGCAGCACCCGGCAGCCGGCGGGCAGACTCTGCTGATATTCCGCCGCCCGCGCCAGCCGCTGCTCGATCTGTTCGGCGCTTTCCCGCCCCCGATCCTGCAGGCGCCGGCGCAGGATCGCGGCGTTGACCTGCAGGCATACCGGCAGCAGCTGCGCACCGTAGCGCTGCTGCGCCTGCGGCAGGTGGGCGCGCGAACCGTTGACCGCCACATCGATCCCCTGCAGCAGCCAAAGATCCACCTCGATCCCGAACGCGTAGCGCTGCTGGTGGGCCTGCCAGTCGAGCGCGAACAGCCCCTTGGCGCGGCGGCGCAGAAATTCGGGTTCGCTCAGCGCGATGTGATTCTCGCAGCCGGCGTCCGCCGGCCGGGTGATGTAACGGTGCGCCACCAGCGGCGCGCGGTCGGCGTCGGCCCGCAGCGCGGCCAGCAGGCTGTCCTTGCCTGCGCCGGAAGGCCCCATCAGATAGATGAGCCGCGCCATCAGAACACCTGCCTGCCCTGACGCCACACGTTCTGCACGTAAACGTGCTCGCCGTGCGGCCGCGCCAGCACCAGATCCGCCCGCAATCCTTCGGCGATGGCGCCGCGATCCTGCAGATCCAGCGCCCGCGCCGGGTTGCGGGTGATCATGCGCACCGCCTGGGGCAGATCGTAGGCGTTGCGCTCGTCCGCCGCGAGGCGAAACGCTGCGTCCAGCAGGCTGGCCGGGTAATAATCGGAAGAGAGAATATCCAGCACCCCCAGCGCCGCCAGGTGGTGCGCCGCCACGTTGCCGGAATGGGAGCCGCCGCGCACGATGTTCGGCGCGCCCATCAGCACCTGCAGGCCCTGCTGGTGCGAAGCGCGGGCGGCCGCCTCGGTGGTGGGGAACTCGGCGATGGCGCTGCCCAGCGCGCAGGATTCGGCCACGTGCGCGGCGGTGGCGTCGTCATGGCTGGCCAGCGAGATGCGGCGCGCGCGGCAGTGGGCGGCGATCGCCTCGCGGTTCGGCGCGGCCCAGCGGGCGGACAGGGCGACCTGCTGCGCCTCGTACTCGCTCATCTGCTGATCGTTGAGGTGGTATTTGCCCTGATAATATTCGCGGTACTTTTCGCGCGAGGCGAACTGGCGCTGGCCCGGCGAGTGGTCCATCAGCGACACCAGCGACACGCCCGGCTTGTCCATCAGCTGTTCGAACAGCGGCAGCGTGCTCTCGTGCGGCAGCTCGCAGCGCAGGTGCAGCCGGTGCTCGGCGCGGTTCACCCCGGCGCGCTGGCTGTGGATCACCGCGTCGATCATCTTCTGCAGGTTTTCCAGCCGGTGGCCGCCGTCGCGCACGTCGCCGATCGCCACCGCGTCCAGCACCGTGGTGATGCCGTTGGCCACCATCAGCGCGTCGTGGCTGCTCATCGCTGAATGGGCCGGCCAGTCGACGTTCGGGCGCGGGGTAAAGAACTTATCCAGGTTGTCGGTATGCAGCTCGATCAGCCCCGGCAGCAGCCAGCCGCCGTCGCCGTCCAGCGCCTGCGGCAGCCGGCTCGGGCCGTCGGCGAAGCTGCGGATCACGCCGTCCTGCATCTCCAGCGAGCCTTGCACCACCTGGTCATCCAGCACCAGCTTAACGTTATTGACGATCATCAGAGGGCCTCCAGCGCCTGCGGCGCCTGCATGTCATAAAGCCGGTCGGCGACCTGTCGGCGGACGCCTTCATCATGGAAAATGCCGACGATCGCCGCGCCGCGCGCCTTGGCGCGTTCGATAAGCTGCACCACCGCCGCGCTGTTGCGGCTGTCGAGCGAAGCGGTCGGTTCGTCCAGCAACAGGATCGGGTAATCGACGATAAAGCCGCGCGCGATGTTCACCCGCTGCTGCTCGCCGCCGGAGAAGGTGGACGGCGCCAGCGGCCACAGGCGCTGCGGCACGTTGAGCGCAGCGAGCAGCGCTTCGGCGCGTTCGCGGCACTCGGCGCGCTCGACGCCCTGTTCCAGCAGCGGCTGCATCACCACCTCCAGCGCGCTGATGCGCGGGATCACCCGCAGGAACTGGCTGACCCAGCCCAGCGTATGGCGGCGCACCGCCAGAATTTGGCGCGCGTCGGCGCTGACCATGTCCAGCCAGTCGCCCTGGTGGTTGATCCAGATATGGCCGCTGTCCGGCAGGTAGTTGGCGTACAGCGAGCGCAGCAGGGTGGATTTGCCGCTGCCGGAGTGGCCGTGCAGCACCACGCATTCGCCGCCGTGGACCGTCAGGTTGGCGTCGTGCAGCACCGGCAGCCGGGTGCCGTACTGCTGATGCAGCACAAAGGTTTTACTGAGATGTTCAACTCGGATTTGCATAGTCATCTGTTATCGCCTTGGGTTACGACAGCACCGAAGAAACCAGCAGCTGGGTGTAAGGATGGTGCGGATCGTCGAGCACCCGATCGGTCAGGCCGCTCTCCACCACTTCGCCCTGTTTCATCACCAGCAGGCGGTGGGCCAGCAGCCGCGCCACGCCGAGATCGTGAGTGACGATCACCGCCGCCAGCTGCATCTCCACCACCAGATTGCGCAGCAGATCGAGCAGGCGCGCCTGCACCGACACGTCCAGCCCGCCGGTCGGCTCATCCATAAACACCAGCCTGGGGTGGGTGACCAGATTGCGGGCGATCTGCAGCCGTTGCTGCATGCCGCCGGAGAAGGTGGTCGGCAGATCGTCGAGGCGCGACAGCGGGATTTCGACGTCTTCCAGCCACTGACCGGCCTGGCGGCGAATGTCGCCATAGTGGCGCTGGCCGATGGCCATCAGCCGCTCGCCGATGTTGCCGCCGGCGGAGACCTGCGGCCGCAGCCCGTCGAGCGGGTGCTGGTGCACCACGCCCCAGTCGGTGCGCAGCAGGCGGCGGCGATCGCTCTCCGCCATGGCGTACAGATCGTGTTCCTGGTCCGCCTGCGGGCGGTAAAGGATCTGCCCGCGTTGCGGCGCCAGCCGCGCCGAGATCGACTTCAGCAGCGTGGTTTTGCCGGAGCCGGATTCGCCGACGATGCCCAGCACTTCACCGGGGTAGATGTCGAACGACACGTCGCTGAAGCCCTTGCCGGGGGCGTACAGGTGGGTGAGCCGGTTCACCGACAGCAGCGGGGTGGTGCTCAAAGGGGTGGAAGTCATCAGTGCTGCGCCTCTTGCGAAGATTGCGCCAGCTGCTGCCGGCAGTAGTCGGTGTCCGAACAGACGAACATGCGGTTGCCCCGATCGTCGAGCACCACCTCGTCCAGGTAGCTGTGGCGCGAGCCGCACAGCGCGCAGGGTTCGTCCCACTGCTGCACGCTGAACGGATGGTCGTCGAAGTCCAGGCTCTCCACCTTGGTGAACGGCGGCAGGGCGTAGATGCGTTTCTCGCGCCCGGCGCCGAACAGCTGCAGCGCCGGCATCATGTGCATTTTCGGGTTGTCGAATTTCGGGATCGGCGACGGATCCATCACGTAGCGATCGTTGACCTTCACCGGGTAGGCATAGGTGGTGGCGATATGGCCGTAGCGCGCGATGTCTTCATACAGCTTCACCTGCATCACGCCGTACTCCTCCAGCGCGTGCATCTTGCGGGTCTCGGTTTCGCGCGGTTCGATAAAGCGCAGCGGCTCCGGGATCGGCACCTGATAGATCAGGATCTGGTCTTCGCGCAGCGCGGTTTCCGGAATGCGGTGACGGGTCTGGATCAGCGAGGCCTCCGGCGTGCGTTCGGTGGTGGCCACCCCGGCGACGCGCTGGAAGAAGCGGCGGATCGACACCGCGTTGGTGGTGTCGTCGGCCCCCTGGTCGATCACCTTCAGCACGTCGGTGCGGCCGATGACGCTGGCGGTGAGCTGAATGCCGCCGGTGCCCCAGCCGTAGGGCATCGGCATCTCGCGGCCGCCGAACGGCACCTGATAGCCGGGGATCGCCACCGCCTTCAGGATCGCGCGGCGGATCATGCGCTTGGTCTGCTCGTCCAGATAACCGAGGTTATAGCCGGTCAATACTTCACTCATCGCGGGCCTCCTGACGCTCGCTGTATTCCTGCCGCAGCCGCTTGAGCAGTTCCAGTTCGGCCTGGAAGTCGACGTAGTGCGGCAGCTTGAGGTGGGAGACGAAGCCGGCGGCCTCGACGTTATCGGCGTGGGCCAGCACGAACTCTTCGTCCTGCGCAGGGCCGGCGACGCCTTCGCCGTAGTCCGGGCTCTGCAATGCGCGATCCACCAACGCCATCGCCATCGCCTTGCGTTCGGCGCGGCCGAACACTAGCCCGTAACCGCGGGTGAAGTGCGGCGGATGGTCCTTTGGATCGACGAAGCCGTTGACCATTTCGCACTCGGTCAGCAGGATTTCGCCGATATCGATGGCGAAACCGAGCTCTTCAGGCACGATCTCCACCGAAACGTGACCGGTGCGGATCTCGCCGGCGAACGGGTGGTTGCGGCCGTAGCCGCGCTGGGTGGCGTAGCCGAGCGCCAGCAGAAAACCTTCGTCGCCGCGCACCAGCTGCTGCAGGCGCCCCGAGCGCGAGCAGGGGTAAACCGGCGGGTTGCGGGTGATGTCGTCCGGCGCGCTGCCGTCGTCCTGTTCCTCCCGCGCCAGCTGTTGGCGGCACAGCAGATCGAACACGTGGCCGCAGTTGTCCGGCAGCGGTTCGTCGGCCTGCGGCGCGCGCGGCGCCTCGCCTTCCGCCAGCAGCGCGAAATCCAGCAGCCGGTGGGTGTAGTCATAGGTCGGCCCCAGCACCTGCCCGCCGGGCAAGTCCTTGTAAACCGCCGAGATGCGCCGCTCCAGCCGCATGTTTTCGCTGGCCAGCGGCTCGCTGACCACCAGGCGCGGCAGGGTGGTGCGATAGGCGCGCAGCAGGAAGATCGCCTCCACCAGATCGCCGCTGGCCTGTTTGATGGCCAGCGCCGCCAGCTCGCGATCGTAGATGCCGCCTTCGGTCATCACCCGATCCACCGCCAGCCCCAGCTGCTGTTCGATTTGTTCCGCGCCGATCGCCGGCAGCGCCTCGTCGCCGCGCCGCAGCTGTTCCTGCAGCTGATGGGCGGCCTCAATGGCTTTTTCGCCCCCTTTTACCGCTACGTACATCAGCACACCTCCACGCGGGTGGTCCGCGGGATCGCCAGCAGGCGATCGCCGCAGGTCAGCAAGATATCCAGCCCGAGCGGGAAGCGCTGCGGGCGGTTGACGAGATAATCCAGCAGCGCCGGCGGCAGGCGCGGCGCAATCAGGCGATGATTCTCGATGCCGGGGCCGGTCAGGCGCAGCGCGGCGCCGTTCTCCAGCTCAGCAAGCTGCACCACCACCGTGGCGCCGCATTCCGGCGAGATTTCCGTGCCGTGCGGTAAGGCCTGCAGATCGGCGGCCTGCAGCTGCTCATCGAACAGGGCAAAACAGACCTCCTGCGCCGTGGCGGCCAGCGGCGCGCCGCTGTGAAAACGAATGTTGGTTAGCACTTGCTCACTTTTGAGCGCAGCGCACAGCTGCAGCGGCGTTTCCTGATCGGCCAGCGTCAGCAGCGCGGCGGTGCTGGCGGCGTTCAGCGGCGCCCAGGCCGGGCCGGACGGCAGCGTCACCCGATGGCCCGGTTCGCTCAAGGCTTTAAGAATCAAACGAAAAGCGTGCTGCGATTGGTCTATCGGTTGTTCAAAACCGGTCAATAAACTCATGGCTTAATCCCCTCGCACCAGCGTAAAGAAGTCCACCCGGCTGGCGGCGATCGCCCGGGCGCGCAGCTGGCGCTGCTCGTGCTGCAGCGCGGCCAGCGGCGCGATCAGCTGTTGTTGCAGGCGTTCGCCGTGTTCCGGCTGTTGCAGCAGCGCATCGGCCAGCGCGCACAGCTCGGCGTGCGCCTTGTCGCGCCCGGCGATATAGCTGTAGCCGTAGCCGCCGTTGTCCAGCTGCACCACCGCGCGGGTGACCGTCATGTCCCCCAATACGAAGCGGCGGCCGGTGGCGCCCATGCGCCCCTGCAGCTGGGCCAGGCCGATCTCCGGCGCGCGGATGCTGCGGTAACCCGGGCTGAGGTTCAGCGCCTGCCAGTGGCTGCGCAGCTGCTCGGGCCGGCTGTGCGCCAGCACCGACATCCAGCGTTGTCTCGACTCTAAGGCTTGCATTCAGTGCTCCATCGTCAGTTCAATCATGTCGGCGCGGGCCAGGCTGACGGAGTATTCCGCCACGTCTTCGCCGCCGCTGCGGACGTTAAGGGTGCGCACGCACAGCAGCGGCGCGTGGGTGGCGATCTCCAGCAGCCGGCTCTCTTTGGCCTGCGCGCGGCGCGCGCTGATGCGCGTCTGGCGGCGGGTCAGCGGCTGCTGCAGGTGCTGTTCGATAAACTGGTGCAGCGAACCGCTGTGGAACTGCTGCAGCGCCGGCCACCAGTCCAGATCGGGCAGATAATGGTCGATCACGCTCATCGGCACGCCGTTGACGCGGCGCAGGGTGCGCAGGTGGATCACCATTTCGCCTTCTTCACGCGAGAGTGCGCTGGCGACATGCCCATTGCACGGGCGCAAGACAGCGAGTAAGCGCTCACTGGTGGGATGGCTGCCCTGTTCGAACAGGTTCTGGCTGAAGCGGGTATTGGCGTGCAGCGGGTAGTCGTAAGGCCGCATCAACACCAGAATGCCGACGCCGTGGCGGCGCTGCAGCCAGCCGCGTTCTACCAGCTGATCCACCGCGCGGCGCAGGGTGTGGCGATTGACCTGATAACGCTCGGCCAGCTGCTGTTCCGAAGGCAGGTAGTCGCCGCAGCGGTACTGCGTGCGCAGCTCCTGTTCCAGCTGCGCGGCGATCTGCTGATAGCGGGTGGGGTAAGTGGTCGGATGTCTAGATAACTCCATCATAATAAAAACCTCGTCATGCCGATGGCGGTGCGATGAAGGCGGAAGCGGTGCGTTTCATCGTGCGTCTACCCTGTGGTTTTCACGTTGGCATCATGGTGACGGGCGCAGATGACAATCGCGTTACGCGTCGGTGGCGAACAGATGAACTATTTAGGACAGCCCGGGCGTGCACGGGCGGCGGCGGCGCGCTATGCTGGCGCCTTTGTTGACTGACTCTGGCCGCTACCATGCCGCAATCTCTGAATGCCCCTGAACCCGCCCCACGCGCCTGGCCGCTGTGGAAACCGATCCTGTTTCTGCTGGTGGTGGCCGTCGGCCTCTACTACGTCAAATGGCAGCCTTACTACGGCAAGGCCTTCGTGGCGGCGGACAGCCACTCGATCGGCAAATCGATCTTGGCCGACGGCGCTGCGAGCCCCTGGCTGGCGGCCTGGCAGTACGCGCTGGTCTACTTCACCGCGGTGTGGAAGGCGGCGCTGCTCGGGGTGCTGTTAGGCTCGCTGGTGCAGGTGCTGATCCCGCGCGACTGGCTGGCGCGCACGCTCGGCCACCGGCGTTTTTCCGGCACCGTGCTGGGGGCGCTGATCGCGCTGCCGGGCATGATGTGCACCTGCTGCGCCGCACCGGTTGCCGCCGGCATGCGCCGCCAGTCGGTGTCCAGCGGCGCTGCGCTGGCCTTTTGGCTCGCTAACCCGGTACTGAACCCGGCGACGCTGGTGTTTATGGGATTTGTGCTCGGCTGGCCGTTTGCCGCTATCCGCCTGGTGGCGGGCGTGGTGATGGTGCTGGGCATCGCCTGGCTGGTACAGCGCGTGACCGCCAACGATCCGCAGCCCGCCGCGCCGCAGCCTTTGGTGCTGACGGCGCAGAGCGAGGAACGGCCGTTCCTTGCCCGCTGGGGCAAAGCGCTGTGGGCGCTGTTTTGGTCGACCATCCCGATCTATGTGCTGGCGGTGCTGGCGCTGGGCGCGGCGCGGGTCTGGCTGTTCCCACACGCTGACGGCACCGTCGACAATAGCCTGCTGTGGATCATCGCGCTGGCGATCGTCGGCTGCCTGTTCGTTATCCCCACCGCGGCGGAGATCCCGATCGTGCAGACCATGATGCTGGCGGGCATGGGCGCCGGCCCGGCGCTGGCGCTGCTGATGACCCTGCCGGCGGTCAGCCTGCCTTCGCTGCTGATGCTCAACAAGGCCTTCTCCGCCCGGGCGCTGTGCCTGACGGCGGCGCTGGTGGCGCTGTGCGGCGCGGTGACCGGCGTGGTGGGGATGGGGTTGGTGTAACGGATTCGTGACTTGACGCTATCTCAATGGAGGAGATGGAAATGGAACAGCGGAATAAACCTGAAATGGACGTAGAGGCGATGTTCGTGGAGCAAGCGCTGCGTGAAAGGGTGGATGCCGCCCTTGAACGCTTAAGAAACGGCACCGCGGTTTATATAAGCCATTCGGAGGCAGAAAAACGAATGGCTTTATTCAGAGCGAAAATCCGGGGGCGT of the Serratia marcescens subsp. marcescens ATCC 13880 genome contains:
- the speFL gene encoding leader peptide SpeFL yields the protein MENNNRKMAHIRRTTHIMMMAHRSCFSFAFFNYR
- a CDS encoding YhbP family protein, encoding MNTPEQRQQIADFIGKQHVLTLCAGDGLDMWCANCFYVFDAATMALWLMTEPHTRHGGLMLNNGRVVGTIAPKPKSIALIRGVQYRAEAVLLSGEEAEAARARYCKRFPIARAMKASVWRLDLHEVKMTDNTLGFGKKLHWARSIL
- a CDS encoding NAD(P)H-binding protein, with translation MARALLVGATGLVGRELLQLLQSDPQITAIVAPTRTPLPPHGKLTNPVGDALFELLSGLQQPVDLVFCCLGTTRRAAGSADAFRYVDYQLVVESALTGRRLGAQHCLVVSALGANADSTFLYNRTKGEMEQALREQRWPRLTLVRPSMLVGDRPAPRLTERLTLPLFRLLPGKWRAVAAKDVAQTLLQQAFTPGEGVRVLESDRLHCYRD
- the phnP gene encoding phosphonate metabolism protein PhnP; amino-acid sequence: MQLTFLGTGGAQQVPVFGCDCPICQRARREPAFRRRACSAMLNYQGETTLLDAGLPALERRFSAGQIQRFLLTHYHMDHVQGLFPLRWGCGNSIPVYGPPDEQGCDDLFKHPGILAFQPPLAPFATVELGGMRITPLPLQHSKLTHGYLIQAAGASLAYLTDTVGLPPATADYLQKVALDLLVLDCSLPPQPQAPRNHNDLTRAQETQRLLQPKRTLLTHISHHLDRWLLDNELPAGLELAFDHLSVSLGNNAADPIPAP
- a CDS encoding DapH/DapD/GlmU-related protein produces the protein MNDFAQPKIGDNVTLNHTRLGQYVHLADDAILEEVEMGDYSYTAGHNQIFYATIGKFVSIASYARINPGNHPTYQRIAQHHFTYRASEYGLGEDDAAFFDWRREHHVTVGHDVWIGHNAILMPGVSVGNGAVIGSAAVVTKDVEPYSIVAGVAAKKIGMRFDDALIERIERSQWWHWDHATLQARLADFRDTNRFAQKYL
- the phnN gene encoding ribose 1,5-bisphosphokinase yields the protein MARLIYLMGPSGAGKDSLLAALRADADRAPLVAHRYITRPADAGCENHIALSEPEFLRRRAKGLFALDWQAHQQRYAFGIEVDLWLLQGIDVAVNGSRAHLPQAQQRYGAQLLPVCLQVNAAILRRRLQDRGRESAEQIEQRLARAAEYQQSLPAGCRVLHNDGPLDDTLAALLALLPTATRQAQDATP
- the phnM gene encoding alpha-D-ribose 1-methylphosphonate 5-triphosphate diphosphatase, whose product is MIVNNVKLVLDDQVVQGSLEMQDGVIRSFADGPSRLPQALDGDGGWLLPGLIELHTDNLDKFFTPRPNVDWPAHSAMSSHDALMVANGITTVLDAVAIGDVRDGGHRLENLQKMIDAVIHSQRAGVNRAEHRLHLRCELPHESTLPLFEQLMDKPGVSLVSLMDHSPGQRQFASREKYREYYQGKYHLNDQQMSEYEAQQVALSARWAAPNREAIAAHCRARRISLASHDDATAAHVAESCALGSAIAEFPTTEAAARASHQQGLQVLMGAPNIVRGGSHSGNVAAHHLAALGVLDILSSDYYPASLLDAAFRLAADERNAYDLPQAVRMITRNPARALDLQDRGAIAEGLRADLVLARPHGEHVYVQNVWRQGRQVF
- the phnL gene encoding phosphonate C-P lyase system protein PhnL gives rise to the protein MTMQIRVEHLSKTFVLHQQYGTRLPVLHDANLTVHGGECVVLHGHSGSGKSTLLRSLYANYLPDSGHIWINHQGDWLDMVSADARQILAVRRHTLGWVSQFLRVIPRISALEVVMQPLLEQGVERAECRERAEALLAALNVPQRLWPLAPSTFSGGEQQRVNIARGFIVDYPILLLDEPTASLDSRNSAAVVQLIERAKARGAAIVGIFHDEGVRRQVADRLYDMQAPQALEAL
- the phnK gene encoding phosphonate C-P lyase system protein PhnK, producing the protein MTSTPLSTTPLLSVNRLTHLYAPGKGFSDVSFDIYPGEVLGIVGESGSGKTTLLKSISARLAPQRGQILYRPQADQEHDLYAMAESDRRRLLRTDWGVVHQHPLDGLRPQVSAGGNIGERLMAIGQRHYGDIRRQAGQWLEDVEIPLSRLDDLPTTFSGGMQQRLQIARNLVTHPRLVFMDEPTGGLDVSVQARLLDLLRNLVVEMQLAAVIVTHDLGVARLLAHRLLVMKQGEVVESGLTDRVLDDPHHPYTQLLVSSVLS
- a CDS encoding alpha-D-ribose 1-methylphosphonate 5-phosphate C-P-lyase PhnJ codes for the protein MSEVLTGYNLGYLDEQTKRMIRRAILKAVAIPGYQVPFGGREMPMPYGWGTGGIQLTASVIGRTDVLKVIDQGADDTTNAVSIRRFFQRVAGVATTERTPEASLIQTRHRIPETALREDQILIYQVPIPEPLRFIEPRETETRKMHALEEYGVMQVKLYEDIARYGHIATTYAYPVKVNDRYVMDPSPIPKFDNPKMHMMPALQLFGAGREKRIYALPPFTKVESLDFDDHPFSVQQWDEPCALCGSRHSYLDEVVLDDRGNRMFVCSDTDYCRQQLAQSSQEAQH
- a CDS encoding carbon-phosphorus lyase complex subunit PhnI; its protein translation is MYVAVKGGEKAIEAAHQLQEQLRRGDEALPAIGAEQIEQQLGLAVDRVMTEGGIYDRELAALAIKQASGDLVEAIFLLRAYRTTLPRLVVSEPLASENMRLERRISAVYKDLPGGQVLGPTYDYTHRLLDFALLAEGEAPRAPQADEPLPDNCGHVFDLLCRQQLAREEQDDGSAPDDITRNPPVYPCSRSGRLQQLVRGDEGFLLALGYATQRGYGRNHPFAGEIRTGHVSVEIVPEELGFAIDIGEILLTECEMVNGFVDPKDHPPHFTRGYGLVFGRAERKAMAMALVDRALQSPDYGEGVAGPAQDEEFVLAHADNVEAAGFVSHLKLPHYVDFQAELELLKRLRQEYSERQEARDE
- the phnH gene encoding phosphonate C-P lyase system protein PhnH, whose translation is MSLLTGFEQPIDQSQHAFRLILKALSEPGHRVTLPSGPAWAPLNAASTAALLTLADQETPLQLCAALKSEQVLTNIRFHSGAPLAATAQEVCFALFDEQLQAADLQALPHGTEISPECGATVVVQLAELENGAALRLTGPGIENHRLIAPRLPPALLDYLVNRPQRFPLGLDILLTCGDRLLAIPRTTRVEVC